From Chryseobacterium sp. H1D6B, a single genomic window includes:
- a CDS encoding DUF6048 family protein — protein MKTKLIFTFFFSFIIILSSAQTKETKKAAVQYKPNFMVGFDVLNTGTSFFSDRKLYQGFISSKIKENVHAVIDAGFETNVYQKNGYDAKVNGPFIKLGVFYMLAKDAENEFNGFYGGGKVGGSFYKQEYMAVPVRGFGGSSSSVSFPSSTQSSYWLEGTIGGRVQLFESNFYIDVNLQPRYLMYTTKQEDITPMIIPGFGKSSSKFNMGFAWSIAYKF, from the coding sequence ATGAAGACAAAACTAATCTTTACCTTCTTTTTTAGCTTTATTATTATATTGAGTTCTGCTCAAACTAAAGAAACTAAAAAAGCAGCAGTACAATATAAACCCAATTTTATGGTTGGTTTTGATGTTCTGAATACGGGGACTTCATTCTTTTCAGATAGAAAATTATATCAAGGATTTATATCATCAAAAATAAAAGAAAATGTTCATGCTGTTATAGACGCTGGTTTTGAGACCAATGTTTATCAGAAAAACGGGTATGATGCAAAAGTGAACGGACCATTTATTAAACTTGGAGTATTTTATATGCTGGCCAAAGACGCAGAAAATGAGTTCAATGGATTTTATGGAGGTGGAAAAGTAGGGGGTTCATTTTATAAGCAGGAGTATATGGCGGTACCGGTTCGTGGATTTGGTGGCAGCAGTTCTTCTGTTTCTTTTCCATCTTCAACGCAGTCTTCGTACTGGCTGGAAGGAACAATAGGAGGAAGAGTACAGTTGTTTGAATCAAATTTTTATATTGATGTCAATCTTCAGCCAAGGTATTTAATGTATACTACAAAACAAGAAGATATCACACCTATGATTATTCCTGGTTTTGGAAAAAGTTCTTCAAAATTTAATATGGGGTTTGCTTGGAGTATTGCTTATAAATTTTAA
- a CDS encoding reprolysin-like metallopeptidase yields the protein MKKLLTTLFCSLIGISASAQWTPTSAPKRGFDPKLSYGQSYYKLDLNKIKEQLKNAQETGLNAKPVEISLPTLGGKIEKFAVYSFPVVVKELADQYQLGSYVGVGIDDPSKYLRFSLAPNDFQSMIIKGGEYEFVEPLRSDKTIYSVHPKSVPTGSKGFVCSTSEDPSAVKDIEKLYEKGKTFTNQSTDFSKMSDKKYRTMRLVMSVTGEYTQKFGGTVAGALAQVNATLTRVNGVFEKDFALHLNLQNFPNVIYTDPATDPYSIPSVGTAIANASNANGWNVQLQQTLSVNVGSANYDIGHLFGDTGGGGNAGCIGCVCIDPTGTPATSLSKQKGSGFTSPGDGIPSGDNFDIDFVAHEMGHQLGGNHTFSHALEGSGVNVEPGSGTTIMGYAGVTGATDVQPHSDAYFHKVSITQIQNNLISKTCDVETAITNNPPVIDALPTYNIPKGTAFVLTAGVTDPESDPMTYTWEEVDNASVVINKTNLGTTATGATFRSVAPSASPTRYFPKLSSVLSGVLDNSNDGWESVSMVPRTTNFTITARDNNANPAQQQTQSAQQTIVVGNDGPFKVNTAYAYTNAPTTLTWDVANTAVAPYNVTNVKIDYTTDNAATWTTLSASTANDGTEVFNFPVALNGQTIKLRISSIGNVFYAVRSILVTTLVACDGSAPAGITVSNIASSSAVVNWAPTTGAASYSIRYKKITDATWTTVTSATNTVTLNSLSDGTAYEVQVASVCSGTTGAYSTSTNFSTLSVTYCDASSVTGAIVYISKVMVSNINNTSGSSTYTSFVANPALQINLVKGVPNSITINGSVTAYNTAMVFIDYNRDGVFAASERVLNFPVANVSSFTGSFTVPASALEGQPLRMRVLFAYAGSANAGLSGPASWACGAAVNFNDGEVEDYNVVVAPTLGTSDINGPKNDIQLYPNPADDVLNITKVSDKAVYKIYSAAGQLVGDGNVNNGKINVSSLLKGVYVITIDEKGKESFRSKFIKK from the coding sequence ATGAAAAAATTACTTACTACTTTATTTTGTAGTTTGATAGGCATCTCCGCTAGTGCTCAGTGGACGCCTACTTCTGCGCCTAAAAGAGGTTTCGATCCGAAGCTTTCTTATGGACAGAGCTATTACAAGTTAGATCTTAATAAAATTAAAGAACAACTTAAGAATGCTCAGGAAACAGGTCTTAACGCGAAGCCTGTAGAAATTTCTTTACCAACATTAGGAGGTAAAATTGAAAAGTTTGCAGTATATAGTTTTCCTGTAGTTGTAAAAGAACTGGCAGATCAGTACCAATTGGGATCTTATGTAGGAGTTGGAATTGACGATCCTTCAAAATACCTAAGATTCAGTTTGGCTCCTAATGATTTCCAATCAATGATCATTAAAGGAGGGGAGTATGAATTTGTTGAACCTCTAAGGTCAGATAAAACAATATATTCTGTTCATCCTAAATCTGTTCCTACAGGAAGTAAAGGTTTTGTTTGTAGTACATCGGAAGATCCTTCTGCTGTAAAAGATATCGAGAAATTGTATGAAAAAGGGAAGACTTTTACTAATCAGTCAACTGATTTTTCAAAAATGTCTGATAAGAAGTACAGAACAATGAGATTGGTAATGTCTGTTACCGGAGAATATACTCAGAAGTTTGGCGGGACTGTTGCTGGTGCTTTAGCACAGGTAAATGCTACACTAACGAGAGTAAACGGAGTTTTTGAAAAAGATTTTGCGCTTCATTTGAATTTACAAAATTTCCCAAATGTAATTTATACAGATCCCGCAACAGATCCATATTCCATACCTTCAGTTGGAACGGCTATAGCTAATGCTAGTAACGCTAATGGATGGAATGTTCAGCTTCAGCAGACACTTAGTGTAAATGTTGGAAGTGCCAATTATGATATAGGCCATTTATTTGGTGATACAGGTGGCGGAGGAAATGCAGGATGTATAGGCTGTGTTTGTATTGACCCAACAGGAACACCGGCAACTTCTCTTTCCAAGCAGAAAGGATCTGGATTTACTTCACCTGGTGATGGGATTCCAAGTGGAGATAATTTTGATATAGATTTTGTAGCTCACGAAATGGGACATCAGTTAGGAGGTAATCATACATTCTCTCATGCTTTAGAAGGTTCAGGAGTAAACGTTGAACCTGGATCAGGAACAACAATTATGGGATATGCTGGAGTTACAGGTGCTACAGATGTACAGCCGCATTCAGATGCTTATTTTCATAAAGTGAGTATTACGCAGATTCAGAATAATCTGATCAGTAAAACTTGTGATGTTGAAACGGCGATTACTAATAATCCTCCTGTAATTGATGCTTTACCTACTTATAATATTCCTAAAGGAACTGCATTTGTTTTAACAGCTGGTGTAACAGATCCTGAAAGTGATCCTATGACGTATACTTGGGAAGAAGTAGATAATGCATCTGTTGTTATCAATAAAACCAATTTAGGAACAACTGCAACAGGAGCTACGTTCAGATCAGTTGCTCCGAGTGCCAGCCCTACAAGATACTTTCCTAAGTTATCTTCAGTTTTATCTGGAGTTTTAGATAATTCTAATGATGGTTGGGAATCAGTATCTATGGTTCCAAGAACTACAAACTTTACTATTACAGCGAGAGACAACAATGCTAATCCAGCGCAGCAACAAACTCAATCTGCACAGCAGACGATTGTTGTAGGGAATGACGGACCATTTAAAGTAAACACAGCATATGCTTACACCAATGCTCCTACTACCTTAACTTGGGATGTTGCTAATACAGCAGTTGCTCCTTATAATGTAACGAATGTAAAAATTGATTACACAACAGATAATGCAGCTACATGGACTACTCTTTCTGCTTCTACAGCAAATGATGGTACAGAGGTATTTAATTTTCCAGTAGCATTAAACGGACAGACAATTAAATTAAGAATTTCTTCTATTGGAAATGTTTTCTATGCTGTACGTTCAATTTTAGTTACAACATTGGTAGCATGTGATGGTTCAGCTCCGGCAGGAATTACTGTAAGTAACATTGCATCTTCTTCAGCTGTAGTTAACTGGGCTCCGACTACGGGTGCTGCATCTTATTCTATTCGTTACAAAAAAATTACTGATGCTACGTGGACTACTGTGACATCTGCTACAAATACAGTAACATTAAACAGTTTATCAGACGGGACAGCTTATGAAGTACAGGTTGCTTCAGTTTGTTCAGGAACTACTGGAGCTTACTCTACTTCAACGAACTTCTCTACTTTATCAGTAACTTATTGTGATGCTTCGTCAGTTACTGGTGCTATTGTTTATATTTCAAAAGTAATGGTTAGTAATATTAACAATACTTCAGGTTCAAGCACGTATACAAGCTTTGTAGCTAATCCTGCTCTTCAGATTAATCTTGTAAAAGGAGTTCCAAATTCTATAACTATTAATGGTTCGGTTACAGCTTATAATACGGCAATGGTATTTATAGATTATAATAGAGATGGTGTTTTTGCTGCTTCAGAAAGAGTTCTAAACTTCCCTGTAGCTAATGTTAGTTCATTTACAGGATCATTTACAGTTCCGGCAAGTGCTCTTGAAGGGCAGCCATTAAGAATGAGAGTTCTTTTTGCTTATGCAGGATCTGCAAATGCGGGATTATCAGGGCCTGCATCATGGGCATGTGGAGCAGCTGTTAATTTCAATGACGGTGAAGTTGAAGATTACAACGTTGTTGTAGCTCCTACTCTAGGAACAAGCGATATAAATGGTCCTAAAAATGATATTCAATTATATCCAAACCCTGCAGATGATGTATTAAACATCACTAAAGTTTCTGATAAGGCAGTCTATAAAATTTATAGTGCAGCTGGTCAGTTAGTAGGAGACGGAAATGTTAATAACGGAAAAATTAATGTTTCTTCTTTATTAAAAGGAGTATACGTTATTACAATTGATGAAAAAGGAAAAGAATCATTCAGATCTAAATTCATTAAAAAATAA
- a CDS encoding DUF6452 family protein produces the protein MKYFKFLLFICFLSMLCSCGGDDDICESGEGTPRMKVAFKTLLTGKEKTMDSLYVAVDYGSGKINLGGTKTVVSTLIPLRVDDSPYTDVYFKETKNGSESKVRITYTTKSVYVSPGCGIKKTYDNLTSELITPNPVLKVELGQNLIENEDKTNLYLLF, from the coding sequence ATGAAATATTTTAAATTTCTTTTATTTATCTGCTTTTTAAGTATGCTCTGCTCTTGCGGTGGAGACGACGATATCTGTGAAAGCGGAGAAGGGACACCAAGAATGAAAGTTGCTTTTAAAACACTCCTTACAGGGAAAGAAAAAACGATGGATTCATTATACGTAGCAGTAGATTATGGTTCTGGGAAAATCAACTTAGGAGGTACAAAAACTGTTGTATCCACCTTAATTCCTTTAAGAGTAGATGATTCTCCTTACACAGATGTTTATTTCAAGGAAACTAAAAATGGAAGCGAATCTAAGGTGAGAATTACCTATACAACCAAGTCTGTTTATGTTTCTCCCGGATGCGGTATTAAAAAGACGTATGATAATTTAACTTCAGAATTAATAACTCCTAATCCTGTTCTAAAAGTAGAACTAGGACAAAATCTAATAGAAAATGAAGACAAAACTAATCTTTACCTTCTTTTTTAG